Genomic segment of Xanthobacter dioxanivorans:
GTGGTGCTGAGCGGGGGTAGGAACGGCTTGCCTACTGGTCTCTCTCCGGATAGCTGACCAGCGCTGCGTGTGAAGCGAATATGCGCGGAGTCGAGTTATCTGGAAGGATGCAGACGTGGCCGTCAGCCTTAAATTGCAAAAGATGCTTTGGCGGAGAATCGGTGGTCGCTACTATGAATGGCGAGCGCTCAGTGAAACCCTTTCACCCAGTATTCCGCTGCTCAGGATGGGAGGGCCTTCCAGAGCTGACGCGGCCATGGGACAACGATGGAGATTCAGAGCCTCAACCTCTGGGTTTGGCCTCAGGGTGATAGGCGGTTGCTTTGCTCGATGATGGTGACTTAACTCAGTTCCTGAGCGCCTTCGAAGCCAGGCATTTGCCCGGCGTTGACCCTAGGCCGCCCGCTGAGGTCTTGCTGAGCGAGGATGGCCTGTTTGCTACCGAGTTCGGTCGTCTCGTAAGCTCCCTACAAATCGCCGCTGTTCTCGGAGACGCCCCTCCACTGGCGGCCGCTGCAGCGAGGCTCATACTCAACGCTATAGAAGCACAGCGATTTGCACCCTTGGCTGAACACAATGCTTGGTCTCAGGCGATAGCCTGGGCAGTGACACAGCCAGCGCTTCGCAATCCGGATGCTCTAGCTTCTTTATCGTTTCGAGATCGCGAAACCATCGTTGGGGATGCCTGCCTACGCCTGCGAAAGCGCGGCTTCAAAATTAACGTCGGCGCCTATGGGCCACGAATAGACGGAAACTCCCGCCGAGAGATTGTCAGAATCGTCGAAGGATATATGGGTCTCCTGGGTGGATTTGAAACCGCTAATCAAATCCTTCGCGCTATGCGGGACGCCAATAATCTTCACGACGGAATGTGGCTGTTTGGAGAGGTCGGGCTGGGCATTTACGACGCCAAGCAGCCGATGATCCCGGTCGGCTGGTTGATGTCTCTAGCTCTGCGAATCATAGAAAAGAAAGGAAATGCAAGAAAACCTGCGGTCGCATGGGCTACGCTCATCGAGCTGGCGACGGACTTCGCCGCTGTCCACGATTGCCAGCGATACAGTTCATTCGAGGATATGGACCTTCATCCCAGTCAGCTTCACCGCACGCTGGCTGCCTCGACGTTATGGCGAGAGTTCTTCACGCTGCCACAAATGCCAGCGCAGGCCATGCGCAAGGTGCTGGATGCGCTGGTCGGGGTGCTGACCGAGGACGATGCACATCGCCTGGGCTTCAAGCCTTCCGCACTGGTGAGCGAGATAACGAAGCTTTGTGAGTGGTCGGCGGAAGACGGTATAACCACCTTTCCCCGCCCGGATGTCGAACGGGCACTTCCTCTGCTCAACCGGCTGACCAAAGGTCCCTCTGAGCGGGTAGACAGCGGCTACAGCGATCCGCTCGCTGTCGATGGGCGCACTCAAGATAGCGTTCTGTTTTTTGCGTGCGGGCCAAATCGTGCAATGACGCTGCCCCGCTCATTTCTGGCGGAAGCGGCGTGCGAGTTTGTGTTCGGCCTTGTCTGGTCGAAGCTGGGCTCACGAGCCGCCGATGTAGTTGGGCTGACCATGGAGCGGGCGATAGAGACCGCGTGCTGCGGCAAGGCACCCACGGTGCTCGCAAGTCAGGCATACGCCGTTAGGGGGCAGCGCTACGAATTCGATGCCGCAACACGGCATGAGGACCGCATCGTTCTGATCGAAACAAAGGGGAAGATGCTGACCCGGCAGTCGCGCTCCGGTGACATGTTCTCCTTCTTTCGCGATTACAGCGACAGCTTCCTTCGCATGCTGAGCCAACTCGTCCGCCACGAGATAAATCTCCGGGCGGGCGACACACCGCTGACTTCGCCAGGCGAAGCGGTCGACGATCTTAGGCCGGTCAAAGTCGCCGTATCGCCGCTGAGCTATGGGCCTGCAAGTGACAAAGCGCTGTCGAATACTGTTATTCGCTCGCTGGTCGGCGCGAAGCTGTCGGTGGTGACGCCGGATCGAGAGAATGAACGGATCATCGCCGCGTTCAACAAGAGGACCGCCTCGCTCCTCGACGACATAGTCCAGGTGGCGCCGAAAAAGGACGGGCTTGCCGAGCTGTTCCCGTACCTCATCGACGTGTTCTGGCTGGACCTCGGCCAGCTACTGTACGTTCTGGACCGGGCCGACACCGTCTGGGATGCGTTTCGGCCACTCAAGCACATCACCTTCAGCTCCCGTGATTTCTGGACCGAGCTGGCTCATGCCGAACGCGGCGGGCTGACCGCCGGCAAATGGCGACCGGTTAAGTGACCCCGCATCAGCGAGCGAACGCTGATCGGCTTGGCGAGGCCTTCTCAACGACTTCCATGGGGATCCCCAAGCTTGATAGAGGCAGTCGTGGTTGACCATGGAGATCGTTTTCTGCCTGGACCCATCGTCGGGGGGAAGGCGGCTTCAGACCTACGGATGCAGGCCCGGCACGATTTCCCCGTCTTCCTTCGTAAACGTGCCGATCGCCGGATTCAGTAGGATCGCGAGCACGGCTTCCGCAGGACGACACAGGCGCATACCCTTTTGCGTCACCACGACCGGGCGGATCGGGAATTTCCCGCGACGTGGAGGGGTAAAAAGAATTCTCGTGAGCCCGGCTCGCCTCGGATGCTACGCTTGCCCTTGGAGGGGTCTAGATTGAAAGCCATTGTCTATGACCAAGTGAAAGACGTCGATATCGCGCCCTTTGCGGCGCTCATTGGCGAAGACATCATCAGCTTCATTCTGGAGAACGCACCACGCAAAGTTGCGACACGTGTCTGCAAAGCGATTGAACATTTCGCCGGTGCCGAGAAACTTACCGGGATCGATGAGGAAATGGGGGTCATCCGGCTCATCGCCGGAGAGGAGGAACTGGTCGTCGCAATCTTCGAGTGGCTCAAGCTGAACGATAAGATTTTTCCCGAGCACAAGGACTTTGTCGGGAAATTCAAAAACCACGTCGTGAAGCTCGCCTTTTATCCCGTTCTTCGCCAGTTCCGGTTCGTTATCGGCGACATGTTGACCGACGGTATTACGCTCGACGGGTTGGAAGACGTCCTGAGCTTTTCAGTGAAGCCGGTCGTCGAGGGAAAGCAGATCAGGCTCGCACTCTGTAAGGAAAACGGCGAAGAGCTCATACGAACCGACCCCTTCGCCATCGATATTTCCCATGGCGAGTTGCGCGGCCAGGATACCGTTCCAGTCATCATGAAACACATGATCGGAATCGTCGCGGAGCAGCTCGGCCTCACACTCAAGCAGTACGTTCTGGCACGCGCCGAATTCCGCAATCACATGCTCTATGCCACGGACGGCGGTTCGGTCTCCCTGGGTGACGATTACGGTGATCTGTGCGCGCAATTCGCCGAAACCTATCATGATCTCCTCTGGGCGCTCGCCGTTGCGATGGGCGGAAAGCCGCCGAGCAAGCAATGGGGGATCGCGAGCCAGTTCATTGCCGTTTACCGCCTCGCGCTGATCGAGGCGGGGGTACTTCGCGCTGATAACACCGTGGTCGAGCAGGTGAGCGATGGCTGAGAACCCAAGCGCCGAACAGCTAACGGCGATCGTCGCCTCTCTCGGGAAAACGCTGCGCCTTCCAAACCACGCCTCCGCACAGCGTCTCGCAGCTAACATCGTGGAGCGCGGATGGGCGTCGTTCGCCGATATCGAGGATATCTTTTACGCCACCGATGTCCGCCTGGACGACCTGCGTCACGATGTCGATGTGCGCGCCTGGTGCACGATATTCGACGTCCCTCTGGTCGCCGTCTATCCGCGGCCGCGCGCCAAGCAGGCAACTTTCATCAGTTCCGAGTCGGTTCGTGCCGCGGACGTTACTGAGCTGCTGATCCAGCTCGAGCGCGTGGGTTATGCGGTGGACCCGATGCCATATGTCGAGCTGCTTGAGCCCCGGCTGCGTACCCAAGACCACGTCACGCGCGCCGAACTTTCCGTGCTGCGCTACAAGAAGGAGCGCCAGAGAACGGTGGCGCTGACGCTGTCGTTGAACTGGCCCTGGCCGGATACGGAAAGCATCCAGAAGCGAACGCTGGCGACCGGCTACAAGCTGGAAGCATGGTTTGATGGCAACGACCAACCAATCCATCTGACGGTCAGGGCGCCGAAGTATCGCCGGAGGCCCGAGCCAGTCAAAACCGTCTGCGCAGTGTGCGGTGTGGAATGGTATCGCGGCGATCCGGATTCCAGCGCGGCTCACCGGAGCGCGCACAAGCAGCGACTAGGCTACCTGGAGCCGGCGCCTGTCCCGCAATTCGTTGCCGCTCTGGCGGAAGATAGGGATGCCGCCGAACTCGTCTCCCATTCATCCGCGCGGTGGAAGCACAAGGAAATCTACCAGCGCGCTTTGGCCTTCCAGCGCGAATTTCGGTACGATTTTGTTCAATGGCTGAGCCCGAAAGGAGACAAGGACCCGAACGTGCACGGGTTTTTGTTCGCGGGCCCGGGCGACGTGATTGCGGGCGCATGCGCCTTTCGGTTGCGGGAGCACGAGGGCCGGACATGGTGGGGCCTTCAGTGGGTGTGGGTCGCCCCGAAATTCCGCTGCAGCGGATTGCTGTCCAGCAGGTGGCCGATGTTCCGGGAGAAGTTCGGGAGCTTTGTCGTCGAAAGCCCGCTTTCGAAAGCCATGCAGGGCTTTCTCGCAAAGCACGACGACATTGTCCTTGCAGCGGAGGACTGAAGCCGTCTCCCGCGTTGCATGGCAGCAGTGTGTGGTAACTCTTGCTAGGAGAGTGGTTGGAAATGACCGAAGCGGCACGCCCGCGCCTTACCCGCGCAGAGATCGACGAGATATGGCGGCGCCAGGAAGCGCGCAAAGCGGAATGGCGTGAGGAGCTTCGCAGGTGCGTCGCCGAAAGCCCTGCGCCGTTACCGCCTGATCTACGGCAGGAGCTTGTTCTGCTCTTCAACAGCGATATGCGCGACATCCTGCGCAGCCACACGGGCTATCCATTGGCCGGAAAGCGAGACTCCTATCGCTCAAGCCTTGCCATCATGCGGCGAAGCCTTCGCTGTCTGCTGGACATGATTGCACGCTTCGAGGCGGAAGCGCTGGCGGAAGACTCGAACCTTATGGGTGCGCAGGGCGAGGAGCGCCTTGGCGAGATAGTGCTGGATGTCCAGAAAGAGCTGTTCACCTGCACGAATGCGGCCGTATCGCTTGTCGACCACGCTAGGCGCGTTTCAGAAGCCATCTCCTTTCCGGATTACAACCGCAAGCGCGTGGAATGCTTTGGAACCGACGGGCTTCATGAATTTGTGGTGTCGCTCAGGGTGCTTCTCCATCACCTGCGTATCGTCGACGCAGGATGGAACCTGACTGCGGACTATCGCAACGGCGACAAGACTGCTTCGTTCGTCCTCAGCAAAGAAACCTTGACGCGCATCAGCAGCGAAACCGACAAGCTATCGAGCAAGGCCAAAGCCTATCTCGCGGCGCAGCCGTCATCGATCGATCTGCGCAACATGTTCGCCGACTACGCCGCGCGCGCAGATAGCTTCAATGACTGGCTCACATTCGAACTTCAATCCGAGCGCATCGTCGCGTTGCGCGACTACGACAGCATCATCGCGGAGAAAGTGCTGCGAGACAGGCGTATGATGTACCATGCCATGCTCGGAAACTGGCTGAACTGGAAACGGCCGCCCGATCCGCACAACCATCTGGACCGCTATCTGAACTCGGAGCAGCTCGAAGCCGTCTACAGGCTGCGGCGGAATTCGCGCGAGCAGGTCGATCTCGTTATCAGCTACGCTGATCGGGAAGGCGTGGTGGATGAGCATCTTCGTGAGAGGATTTGCGAACTTTTCCGGCGCTCTGAAAATCATCCGGATGGCGATGCGGATTCTGGAGCGTAGGCGATGGCACAAGCTAGTGTGCTCTTGCGCGTTGAGAAGAAGGGTTCGGGCTTCACCCGAAAGCAGACCTTCCCACTGTCCGAGAAGGGTCAACTCCGGTAGCTGCGGCCAAGTGCCGAGGAGGAGCACCACGCCGATTTCAGGCAATCGCACGCCACGCTGCGATGCTCGCGTTCCGTTGTTGAATCTCCCCCAATTCCCCCTTCTTTAATCATCCCCGTCCGGGAAGCCTTGCTGTTCTCCCGGCCAAGGCGGGGATGATATGGCGGGTTCAGCTTACAGTTCGCAGGGTCTGACGCGTGGCGTGCGCATGCTGCGCACCGCCCTTGGCCCGGTGATCTCCCGCCTTCTCGATGACCCAACCGTCGTCGAGGTCATGCTCAACCCGGATGGATGCCTCTGGGTCGACCGCCTGTCCAACGGGCTCGGCACCACCGGTGAGCGACTGGCCCCGGTGACGGCGAGCGCATCATCCGCCTCGTCGCGCACCATATCGGCGCCGAGGTCCATGCCGGTGCCCCGCGGCTCTCCGCCGAGCTTCCCGGAACGGGAGAGCGCTTCGAAGGCCTGCTCCCACCTGTCGTCGCGGCTCCGACCTTCGCCATCCGCAAGCCCGCCATCGCGGTATTCACGCTCGACGACTACGTCACCGCAGGCATCATGTCGGCGCCGCAGGCCGAGGCCCTGCGCCAAGGCGTGGCCTCCCGGGCCAACATCCTGGTGGCCGGCGGAACCTCCACCGGCAAGACCACCCTCACCAATGCCCTCCTCGCGGAGGTGGCCAAGACATCCGAGCGCGTCATCCTGATCGAGGATACGCGCGAGCTCCAGTGCGCCGCGCCCAATCTGGTGGCGTTGCGCACGAAGGACGGCGTCGCCTCGCTGTCAGACCTGGTGCGCTCCTCGCTCCGGCTGCGTCCCGACCGCATCCCCATCGGAGAGGTGCGCGGCCCAGAGGCTCTGGATCTCCTGAAGGCGTGGGGGACGGGCCATCCCGGTGGCATCGGCACCATCCATGCTGGAACCGCCATGGGCGCCCTGCGCCGGCTGGAGCAACTCATCCAGGAAGCCGTCGTCACCGTCCCGCGCGCTTTGATCGCCGAGACCATCGATCTCATCGCTGTGCTCTCGGGCCGTGGGGCTGCACGCCGGCTGACCGAGCTCACCCGCGTCGAAGGGCTCGGCCCTGACGGTGATTACCGCATCTCCCCCCTCATCCCTCCTTGTCAAGAAGGAACCTCCCCGTGAAGCCGAGCTGTGTTTCCCCCTATCGCCGCCTGATGGTCACCGTCGCAGGGGCTCTTGCCCTCGCCTGCGCGGTCTCCGCCGCCCATGCTTCCGGCTCCTCCATGCCCTGGGAGACGCCGCTGCAGTCGATCCTGGAGTCCATCCAGGGGCCCGTCGCCAAGATCATCGCGGTGATCATCATCATCTCCACCGGCCTCGCGCTCGCCTTCGGCGATACCTCGGGTGGGTTCCGGCGACTGATCCAGATCGTGTTCGGACTCTCCATCGCCTTCGCCGCTTCGAGCTTCTTCCTCTCCTTCTTCTCCTTCAGTGGCGGAGCGCTGGTCTGATGGCGGGCGATGTCGGAGAGGTGCCAGGCTTCTCCGTGCCGGTCCACCGGGCGCTCAGTGAGCCGATCCTGCTTGGCGGCGCGCCGCGGGCCCTCGCCATCTTCAACGGCACGCTCGCCGGCGCCGTCGGGCTGGGGCTGAGGCTCTGGCTCGTGGGCCTCGGCCTCTGGGCGATCGGTCACCTCGCCGCCGTCTGGGCCGCCAAGCGCGATCCGCTCTTCGTCGACGTGGTGCGCCGGCATCTGCGCTTCCCGACTTATTTCTCGGCCTGAGCGGGGCACGCCATGATGAACCTCGCCGAGTATCGCCGACACGGGAGCCGGCTCGCGGACTACCTGCCGTGGGCGGCCCTGGTCGGCCCAGGCCTTGTCCTCAACAAGGACGGCAGCTTCCAGAGGACCGCACGGTTCCGCGGGCCGGACCTGGATTCCGCCGTGCCCGCCGAACTGGTTGCCGTGGCGGGTCGCCTCAACAGCGCCTTCCGCCGCCTCGGCTCCGGCTGGGCACTGTACGTGGAGGCCCAGCGGCACGAGGCGGGCGCCTATCCGGAGAGCGCCTTCCCCGATCCGGCCTCCGCATTGGTCGATGCCGAACGTAAGGCGGGCTTCGCCGAGGCCGGCAGCCATTTCGAGTCGAGCTATTTCCTCACCTTCACCTGGCTCCCACCAGCGGAGGATGCCGCGCGAGCGGAGAGCTGGCTCTATGAGGGGCGTGGGCGCGAGGGTGTCGATCCACACGAAGCATTGGGTGGCTTCGTCGATCGGACAGACCGGGTGCTCCGGCTGGTCGAAGCCTTCATGCCGGAGTGCCGTTGGCTCGATGACGCCGAGACCCTGACCTATCTCCACGGCTGCGTTTCAACCCGGCGCCAGCGGGTCCGTGTCCCCGAGACACCCATGTATCTCGACGCGCTCCTCGCCGACCAGCCGCTCACTGGCGGGCTGGAGCCCATGTTGGGCGACCAGCACCTGCGCGTCCTCACCGTCGTGGGCTTTCCCACGGCGACGACGCCGGGAATCCTCGACGATCTCAATCGGCTGGCCTTCCCCTATCGCTGGTCGACCCGGGCCCTCCTCCTCGATAAGACAGACGCGACCCGGCTGCTCACGAGAATCCGCAGGCAGTGGTTCGCCAAGCGCAAATCCATCGCCGCCATCCTCAAGGAGGTGATGACCAACGAAGTTTCGGTGCTGGTGGATTCGGATGCCGCCAACAAGGCGGAGGATGCCGATTTCGCCCTCCAGGAGCTCGGCGCCGACCATGCCGGCATCGCCTATGTCACCGCCACGGTAACGGTCTGGGATGCTGATCCCCGTATCGCGGACGAGAAGCTCAGGCTGGTCGAGAAGGTGATCCAGGGCCGGGACTTCACGGCCATGATCGAGACCATCAACGCCGTGGACGCATGGCTCGGCAGCCTTCCGGGCAATGTCTATGCGAATGTCCGCCAGCCGCCCGTCTCCACCCTCAACCTCGCACACATGATCCCGCTCTCCGCCGTCTGGGCCGGAGACGAGCAGGACGCGCATCTTGCGGCGCCGCCGCTGTTGTATGGCAAGACGGAAGGCTCGACCCCGTTCCGCTTCTCGCTCCATGTGGGAGACGTGGGCCATACGCTGGTAGTGGGACCGACCGGTGCCGGCAAGTCGGTCCTGCTGGCGCTCATGGCCCTGCAGTTCCGGCGCTATGCCGGATCCCAGGTGTTCGCCTTCGACTTCGGCGGCAGCATCCGAGCGGCGGCCCTCGCCATGGGTGGCGACTGGCACGATCTCGGTGGAAGCCTCGCGGAGGATAGCACCGCGCTCCAGCCGCTCGCCCGCGTCGATGAGCTTTCTGAGCGCAGCTGGGCGGCGGACTGGATCGTGGCGATCCTCACCCGGGAAGGCATCTCGATCACCCCGGAGGTGAAGGAACATATCTGGTCGGCGCTTTCGTCGCTCGCTTCCGCGCCCGTTGAAGAGCGCACGCTGACCGGCCTCGCCGTCCTGCTCCAATCCAATGCGCTGAAGCAGGCGCTGCGGCCCTATTGCATCGGTGGCGCCCAAGGCCGGCTGCTCGATGCCGAGGCGGAGCATCTGGGGCAGGCGTCCGTCCAGGCCTTCGAGACCGAGGGGCTGATCGGCACCAGCGCCGCGCCGGCTGTCCTCTCCTATCTCTTCCACCGCATTGAGGACCGCCTCGACGGGTCTCCCACCCTCCTCATCATCGACGAGGGATGGCTCGCCCTCGATGATCCGGGCTTCGCCGGCCAGCTCAGGGAATGGCTGAAGACCCTGCGCAAGAAGAACGCCAGCGTGGTGTTCGCCACCCAGTCCCTCTCGGACATTGACGGCTCGGCCATCGCCCCCGCCATCATCGAGAGCTGTCAGACCCGGCTGCTTCTCCCCAACGAGCGGGCCATCGAGCCCCAGATCACCGCCATCTACCGCCGCTTCGGCCTCAACGACCGGCAGATCGAGATCCTCGCACGGGCCACCCCGAAGCGGGACTATTACTGCCAGTCCCGGCGCGGCAACCGCTTGTTCGAGCTCGGGCTCTCGCAGGTGGCGCTCGCCTTGTGCGCCGCCGGGTCCAAGACCGATCAGGCGGCGCTCTCGCAGATCCTCGCCGAGCATGGGCGCGATGGTTTCCTCGCCGCCTGGCTGCGGCATCGCGGCCTCGGCTGGGCGGCCGACCTCATCCCCACCCTCGACCTTCTGGAGACACGCCAATGATCCGCCGTTCGTTGCGGGCGGCGCTCGTCGCCGCGCCGCTCCTCACGTGTCCGCTCGTGCCGGCCGCGGCACAGGCCGTGGTCTTTGACCCCTCCAACTATACTCAGAACCTCCTCCAGGCAGCACGGGCGCTGCAGCAGGTCACCAACCAGATCACTTCGCTACAGAACGAAGCGCAGATGCTGATCAACCAGGCCCGCAACCTCGCGAGCCTGCCATATTCCTCTCTCAGCGCGCTCCAGCAATCCGCCCAACGCACCCAGCAACTGCTCGGGCAGGCCCAGAAGATCGCCTATGACGTCACCGCCATCGATCGGGCGTTCCAAGGCCAGTACGGCTCGGTCTCCCTGAGCGCGTCGGACGCCGCCCTTGTCACCCAGGCCAGGAGCCGCTGGGAGACCACGGTCGCCGGCCTCCAGGATGCGCTGCGGGTGCAGGCGGGCGTCGTCGGCAATCTCGACAGCGGCCGCTCGCAGGCCTCGACGCTGGTCGGGCAGAGTCAGGCGGCGACCGGCGCTCTGCAGGCCATGCAGGCGGGGAACCAGCTCCAGGCGCTCCAGGCGCAGCAGCTCTC
This window contains:
- the trbJ gene encoding P-type conjugative transfer protein TrbJ, which gives rise to MIRRSLRAALVAAPLLTCPLVPAAAQAVVFDPSNYTQNLLQAARALQQVTNQITSLQNEAQMLINQARNLASLPYSSLSALQQSAQRTQQLLGQAQKIAYDVTAIDRAFQGQYGSVSLSASDAALVTQARSRWETTVAGLQDALRVQAGVVGNLDSGRSQASTLVGQSQAATGALQAMQAGNQLQALQAQQLSDLTAVVAANGRAQALSEAERATAVSEGQEHYRRFSTPSSYQPSAVTMFRGN
- the trbE gene encoding conjugal transfer protein TrbE, whose translation is MMNLAEYRRHGSRLADYLPWAALVGPGLVLNKDGSFQRTARFRGPDLDSAVPAELVAVAGRLNSAFRRLGSGWALYVEAQRHEAGAYPESAFPDPASALVDAERKAGFAEAGSHFESSYFLTFTWLPPAEDAARAESWLYEGRGREGVDPHEALGGFVDRTDRVLRLVEAFMPECRWLDDAETLTYLHGCVSTRRQRVRVPETPMYLDALLADQPLTGGLEPMLGDQHLRVLTVVGFPTATTPGILDDLNRLAFPYRWSTRALLLDKTDATRLLTRIRRQWFAKRKSIAAILKEVMTNEVSVLVDSDAANKAEDADFALQELGADHAGIAYVTATVTVWDADPRIADEKLRLVEKVIQGRDFTAMIETINAVDAWLGSLPGNVYANVRQPPVSTLNLAHMIPLSAVWAGDEQDAHLAAPPLLYGKTEGSTPFRFSLHVGDVGHTLVVGPTGAGKSVLLALMALQFRRYAGSQVFAFDFGGSIRAAALAMGGDWHDLGGSLAEDSTALQPLARVDELSERSWAADWIVAILTREGISITPEVKEHIWSALSSLASAPVEERTLTGLAVLLQSNALKQALRPYCIGGAQGRLLDAEAEHLGQASVQAFETEGLIGTSAAPAVLSYLFHRIEDRLDGSPTLLIIDEGWLALDDPGFAGQLREWLKTLRKKNASVVFATQSLSDIDGSAIAPAIIESCQTRLLLPNERAIEPQITAIYRRFGLNDRQIEILARATPKRDYYCQSRRGNRLFELGLSQVALALCAAGSKTDQAALSQILAEHGRDGFLAAWLRHRGLGWAADLIPTLDLLETRQ
- a CDS encoding VirB3 family type IV secretion system protein — its product is MAGDVGEVPGFSVPVHRALSEPILLGGAPRALAIFNGTLAGAVGLGLRLWLVGLGLWAIGHLAAVWAAKRDPLFVDVVRRHLRFPTYFSA
- a CDS encoding TrbC/VirB2 family protein, producing the protein MVTVAGALALACAVSAAHASGSSMPWETPLQSILESIQGPVAKIIAVIIIISTGLALAFGDTSGGFRRLIQIVFGLSIAFAASSFFLSFFSFSGGALV